GCGTGCGCGAGAGCCTTTGCCTCAGCTCATCCATGTGCTTGCGGTAGCTGCCGCCCGCGAGCACCTTCGCAATCACGTCGGTCGCAACCGGGCTCGGGCCGCCAAAGCTGGTTGCGACCTGGAGATCGACGAGATGCTCGATCCAGTCGGCGCGCGCGGCGATATAGCCGCAGCGTACCGAGGCGGAGAGCGTCTTGGAAAAGCTGCCGATGCGGATGACGTTGCAGAGGCCGTCGAGCGCGGCGAGGCGCGGCGACCGCTCGGGCTCGAGATCGGCAAAGATGTCGTCCTCGATGATTACCAGCCCATGTGCAGCGGCGGCGCTCAGCACGCGGTGCGCGGTTTGCAGCGACAGCGTCGCGCCGGTCGGGTTGTGGAGCGCGGAATTGGTGATGTAGAGGCGCGGCCGCATCGCGCTGAGGATCGCTTCGAAACGCGCGACTTCCGGACCTGACGGCGTGTAGGGCACGCCGATGATTTTCACCTGATGCGCGCGCAGCAGCGCGCGAAAATTGAAGTAGCAGGGATCGTCGACCAGCACGGTGTCGCCGGGCCGCAGCAGGAAACGGCAGACGAGGTCGGCTGCTTGCGTGCCCGAACCCGTGAGCAGGAGCTGGTCGATCGAGGCCGCGATGCCATCCTCGGCAAAGCGGGCCAGCAGATAGCGGCGCAGCGCAAGCGAGCCGCGCGTAGAGCCATAGTCCGCGAGCACGCTGTCATCGCTCCTGGCGACCGCGCGAAAAGCGCGGCGCAAGGCGGCCTCCGGCATCCAGTCCGCCGGCAGCCAGCCGCAGCCGGGCTTGAGCGTGGCGGAATCGGCATCGAGCGATTGCCGTGACACCCAGAACGGATCGACGGCGCGGTCGCGGCGCGGCTCGACATCGGTGAGCGCGAGCGGCGGCATGGAGGTCGCGGAGACGTAGAAGCCGGAGCCGCGCCGCGCCCGGATCAAGCCTTCGGCAGCCAGCCGATCATAGGCTTCAACCACGGTGGAGGGCGAAACACCCATGCTCGCGGCGAGCTTGCGGATCGATGGCAAGCGATCGCCGGCGCCGAGCACGCGGCCCGCGACCTTGGCGCGGATGGCGCTCATCACCTCGAGGGTGCGCGCCCCGCCGCGGCCTTTGGTTGTTGCCGTCTGGTCCAAGTGTATGGGCTTCCATATCGATACAGTT
This region of Bradyrhizobium sp. CCGUVB1N3 genomic DNA includes:
- a CDS encoding PLP-dependent aminotransferase family protein, translated to MSAIRAKVAGRVLGAGDRLPSIRKLAASMGVSPSTVVEAYDRLAAEGLIRARRGSGFYVSATSMPPLALTDVEPRRDRAVDPFWVSRQSLDADSATLKPGCGWLPADWMPEAALRRAFRAVARSDDSVLADYGSTRGSLALRRYLLARFAEDGIAASIDQLLLTGSGTQAADLVCRFLLRPGDTVLVDDPCYFNFRALLRAHQVKIIGVPYTPSGPEVARFEAILSAMRPRLYITNSALHNPTGATLSLQTAHRVLSAAAAHGLVIIEDDIFADLEPERSPRLAALDGLCNVIRIGSFSKTLSASVRCGYIAARADWIEHLVDLQVATSFGGPSPVATDVIAKVLAGGSYRKHMDELRQRLSRTRRDVAKKLGALGLEPWLMPRGGFFLWCRLPDGLDSAEIARAALAEDVVLAPGNVFSASQTASAFLRFNAAQSTEPRIWDVLHRALSAKRRHRDADIAAPKARRG